In the Maribacter sp. MJ134 genome, one interval contains:
- a CDS encoding flavin reductase family protein, with translation MKETHMIKTIDPKAISQPELHGYLLSAVAPRPICFASTIDAEGRVNLSPFSFFNVFSSNPPILIFSPARSGRDGSLKHSHQNVKEVPEVVINIVNYPIVEQMSLSSTAYDKGVNEFVKAGLTQVQSEKVKPPRVGEAPVALECTVTEVIELADTPGAGNLILAKVELIHINKEYLTDNKLDTQKLDLVGRMGESWYTRASGTALFEIPKPIRTKGMGVDQLPVSIRESEILTGNNLGRLGNLERVPTASEINNILTDKEVKAQLSDGDKAKVHQLAKSWLEQGRAQDALSLLFSFE, from the coding sequence ATGAAAGAAACACATATGATTAAGACCATAGACCCAAAAGCTATTTCTCAACCGGAGCTACACGGATATTTACTTTCCGCAGTGGCACCAAGGCCAATTTGTTTTGCCAGTACCATTGATGCGGAGGGTAGGGTGAATTTAAGTCCGTTTAGCTTCTTCAATGTTTTTAGTTCCAATCCGCCGATACTCATATTCTCCCCCGCACGCAGCGGTAGGGACGGTAGTTTAAAACATTCGCATCAGAATGTAAAAGAAGTACCAGAAGTGGTCATTAACATCGTAAATTACCCTATTGTAGAGCAAATGTCCTTATCCAGTACGGCATACGATAAAGGCGTAAACGAATTTGTAAAAGCGGGACTTACTCAGGTGCAGAGCGAAAAAGTAAAACCTCCCCGTGTTGGTGAAGCACCGGTGGCACTAGAATGTACGGTAACCGAAGTAATTGAGTTGGCGGACACGCCCGGGGCAGGAAATTTGATTTTAGCCAAAGTGGAGCTCATACATATCAATAAAGAATATTTAACGGACAATAAGTTAGATACCCAAAAGCTGGATTTGGTAGGTAGAATGGGCGAGAGTTGGTATACACGGGCAAGTGGCACAGCACTTTTTGAAATCCCCAAGCCCATCCGGACAAAAGGTATGGGAGTGGATCAACTTCCAGTATCCATTCGGGAAAGTGAAATTCTTACGGGAAATAACTTGGGACGTTTGGGTAATTTGGAACGTGTACCAACCGCATCGGAAATAAATAACATTCTTACGGATAAGGAGGTTAAAGCGCAACTTTCTGATGGGGACAAGGCAAAAGTTCATCAATTGGCCAAATCATGGTTAGAGCAAGGTAGAGCGCAAGATGCTTTATCCTTACTGTTTAGTTTTGAATAA
- a CDS encoding homogentisate 1,2-dioxygenase → MPIYHKLGKFPPKRHTQFEKPSGGLYYEQLFGTIGFDGMSSLLYHVHRPTQVKEIGEAIDMSPKIAEAKHIKSRKLIGFDIAPKDDFLESREPMLVNNDVHIGLAAPKKSMTEYFYKNSDADEMLFIHQGTGTLKTFVGNIPFEYGDYLIIPRGMIYQIEFDTEENRILYAESFHPIYTPKRYRNWFGQLLEHSPFCERDYKLPQDLQTHDEKGEFLMKIKKQGMLHHLVYATHPFDVVGWDGYNYPYGFSIHNFEPITGRVHQPPPVHQTFETSAFVICSFCPRLYDYHPKSIPAPYNHSNIDSDEMLYYVDGDFMSRTGIGPGYISLHPAGIPHGPHPGTYEASIGKTKTEELAVMIDTFKPLQLTENAMKIDDGNYYKSWLENPSDSQKG, encoded by the coding sequence ATGCCCATATATCATAAATTAGGAAAGTTTCCGCCAAAAAGACATACTCAATTTGAGAAACCAAGTGGAGGTTTATATTATGAGCAATTATTTGGGACTATTGGTTTTGATGGGATGTCATCGCTACTTTATCATGTTCATAGGCCCACACAGGTAAAGGAGATTGGCGAGGCCATTGATATGAGCCCAAAAATAGCCGAAGCAAAGCACATAAAATCCAGAAAGTTAATAGGTTTTGATATTGCTCCAAAAGATGATTTTTTAGAATCCAGAGAACCTATGCTTGTCAACAATGACGTTCATATTGGGCTGGCAGCTCCTAAAAAATCCATGACCGAATATTTCTATAAAAATTCGGATGCAGATGAAATGTTGTTCATCCACCAAGGCACAGGAACATTAAAAACCTTTGTGGGGAATATACCTTTTGAATATGGAGATTATCTCATTATTCCACGCGGGATGATTTATCAAATTGAATTTGATACCGAAGAGAACCGCATTCTGTACGCGGAATCCTTTCATCCCATTTATACTCCAAAACGCTATCGCAATTGGTTTGGTCAATTATTAGAACATTCTCCATTTTGCGAGCGCGATTACAAACTACCGCAAGACTTACAGACACATGACGAAAAGGGAGAGTTTCTTATGAAAATCAAGAAACAGGGCATGTTGCACCATTTGGTATATGCAACACATCCTTTCGATGTAGTAGGGTGGGACGGTTATAACTATCCCTACGGATTTTCTATACATAATTTTGAACCCATTACAGGTAGGGTGCATCAACCGCCACCGGTACATCAGACCTTTGAAACAAGCGCTTTTGTGATATGTTCCTTCTGTCCACGTTTGTACGACTATCATCCAAAATCCATACCAGCACCATACAACCATTCCAATATAGATTCTGACGAAATGTTGTATTATGTAGATGGTGATTTTATGAGTAGAACGGGAATTGGTCCAGGGTACATTTCACTTCATCCTGCAGGTATTCCGCACGGACCACACCCCGGAACTTATGAGGCCAGTATTGGCAAAACGAAGACCGAGGAACTTGCGGTAATGATTGATACCTTTAAACCACTGCAGCTTACCGAAAATGCAATGAAGATTGATGATGGTAACTATTACAAATCTTGGTTAGAAAATCCTTCTGATTCCCAAAAAGGGTGA
- a CDS encoding pyridoxal phosphate-dependent aminotransferase, which translates to MYKSYIQEDSTYKGGGKKLVMPEGIEVHKLSSNENPLGFSQKVSLAISNALNDLSLYPDNTDIRLREALSKDFEGKLAPDHFVTANSGSEIIDIISKVFLSEGDEVIVSQPCFLPYTAFTRWMGAKAINVPMTPDYDYNLEGILKVITERTKLVFLASPNNPSGNHIPRHVLADFLSRLPKEIIVVYDEVYRHFAVASDYTSALPFVLEGHPIIAINSFSKTYGLAGLRVGYCYAPLELSNYIRKVCKPFLLSSLALEGAIAALEDVDFVQRTVELVRVERQFVLEGLRELGIKFWPTEGNFVMIDPPIADMEFTKFMEERGIMVRPVGVFGAPGKVRISFGVRKANEAMLAVLKELLNNR; encoded by the coding sequence ATGTACAAATCCTATATTCAAGAAGATAGCACCTACAAGGGCGGAGGTAAAAAACTAGTAATGCCCGAGGGTATTGAGGTACACAAGTTGTCATCGAATGAAAATCCGTTGGGTTTTTCCCAAAAAGTAAGCCTTGCGATTAGCAACGCGCTGAATGATTTGAGCCTGTATCCGGATAATACGGACATAAGATTGCGAGAAGCCCTATCCAAGGATTTTGAGGGGAAATTGGCTCCTGACCATTTTGTTACGGCAAATAGCGGTTCGGAAATCATAGATATTATCTCAAAGGTGTTTTTGTCAGAAGGCGATGAAGTCATTGTATCGCAACCTTGCTTTCTGCCCTATACGGCCTTTACGCGTTGGATGGGTGCCAAAGCTATTAATGTGCCTATGACACCGGACTATGACTACAATTTAGAGGGTATTTTAAAAGTAATTACGGAACGGACGAAGCTTGTGTTTTTAGCTTCGCCCAATAACCCCTCCGGTAACCACATTCCCCGTCATGTTCTAGCCGACTTTCTTTCGCGATTACCTAAAGAAATCATAGTTGTTTATGATGAGGTGTACCGACATTTTGCGGTAGCATCGGATTATACATCGGCATTGCCATTTGTGCTAGAAGGTCATCCTATTATTGCAATAAACAGTTTTTCTAAAACCTATGGTTTGGCAGGCTTGCGTGTCGGTTATTGCTACGCTCCATTGGAACTAAGTAATTACATCCGTAAAGTCTGCAAACCGTTCTTATTGTCCTCCTTGGCTTTGGAAGGGGCCATTGCCGCTCTGGAAGATGTAGATTTTGTACAACGCACCGTGGAATTGGTTCGTGTAGAAAGGCAATTTGTTTTAGAAGGTCTACGGGAGCTTGGAATTAAATTTTGGCCTACCGAAGGAAATTTTGTGATGATAGACCCACCCATAGCTGACATGGAGTTTACAAAATTTATGGAAGAAAGGGGAATTATGGTGAGGCCTGTGGGCGTGTTTGGGGCTCCAGGAAAGGTGAGGATATCTTTTGGAGTCCGAAAGGCAAATGAAGCCATGTTGGCAGTTCTGAAGGAGCTGTTAAATAATAGATAA
- the hppD gene encoding 4-hydroxyphenylpyruvate dioxygenase, producing MDTTALPKLHEDAKDFMPINGTDYIELYVGNSKQAAHFYKTAFGFQSYAYAGLQTGLKDRESYVVIQNKIRLVLTSPLKSGTEIGKHIDRHGDGVKVVALWVDDATYAYETAVSKGAKSYTEPVTEEDEEGKVVRAGIYTYGETVHIFVERKDYNGTFLPGYTKWETPDYNPAPTGLKYVDHMVGNVDWDRMNYWVEFYEKAMGFVNILSFDDNDISTEYTALMSKVMSNGNGRIKFPINEPAEGAKKSQVEEYLDFYEGEGVQHIAVATDDIIQTVRDLKSRGIEFLTIPDTYYDAVTDRVGKIDEDIAPLKELGILVDRDDEGYLLQIFTRPIEPRPTMFFEIIQRKGAQSFGKGNFKALFEAIELEQQLRGTLH from the coding sequence ATGGATACTACAGCTTTACCAAAATTGCATGAAGATGCCAAGGATTTTATGCCCATCAATGGCACAGACTACATTGAGTTGTACGTGGGTAATTCCAAACAAGCAGCGCACTTCTATAAAACAGCTTTTGGCTTTCAATCGTACGCCTATGCCGGATTACAAACGGGATTAAAGGACCGCGAAAGTTATGTGGTAATTCAAAATAAGATACGGTTAGTATTAACTTCGCCTTTGAAGAGTGGTACCGAGATCGGTAAGCATATTGATAGGCACGGCGATGGGGTTAAAGTGGTGGCACTTTGGGTAGACGATGCCACTTATGCGTATGAAACAGCGGTAAGTAAAGGAGCTAAATCCTACACGGAGCCGGTTACCGAAGAAGATGAGGAAGGTAAAGTGGTGCGTGCAGGTATTTATACCTATGGAGAAACGGTTCATATTTTTGTAGAGCGTAAAGATTACAATGGAACCTTCTTACCTGGATATACGAAATGGGAAACGCCAGACTATAATCCAGCGCCAACAGGATTGAAGTATGTAGACCATATGGTGGGTAATGTAGATTGGGATAGGATGAACTATTGGGTGGAGTTCTATGAGAAGGCAATGGGTTTTGTAAATATCCTTTCTTTTGACGATAATGATATTTCTACTGAATATACCGCCTTAATGAGTAAGGTGATGAGTAATGGTAATGGACGAATAAAATTCCCTATCAATGAACCTGCGGAAGGTGCTAAGAAATCTCAAGTAGAGGAATATTTGGATTTTTATGAAGGTGAAGGTGTGCAGCATATTGCCGTTGCAACCGACGATATTATCCAAACGGTACGCGATTTAAAAAGTAGGGGTATAGAATTTTTGACTATCCCCGACACCTATTATGACGCGGTTACGGACCGAGTGGGTAAAATAGACGAGGATATTGCACCGCTGAAAGAGCTTGGAATTTTGGTGGATAGGGACGATGAAGGATACCTGCTACAGATTTTCACCAGACCCATAGAGCCAAGACCGACCATGTTCTTTGAAATTATTCAAAGAAAGGGAGCACAATCATTTGGAAAAGGTAACTTTAAAGCATTGTTCGAAGCCATTGAACTAGAACAACAATTAAGAGGTACATTACATTAA
- a CDS encoding aldo/keto reductase, whose amino-acid sequence MTAKIHLAKNLEISRIITGLWQIADMERDGKTLDPVATAAFMEPYVVDGFTTFDMADHYGSSEIITGTFKNNNPLGNQVQLFTKWVPEPGDITLADVRTATQTALDRMQQTSVDLMQFHAWNYPDPSWLDGLFHLKQLQEEGLIKHIGVTNFDAAHLRIACASGIPIVSNQICHSLLDQRAATEMTDVCTEYDVKLLAFGTLAGGFLTDKWLNKDEPAETELTTWSQMKYKRFIDAAGGWDNYQNVLSATKKVADRHDVSIANIASRYILENLNVAAVIVGARLGERNHIQDNKKILTIDLSAEDINTIKEAQKMLLPIPGNCGDEYRKPPFLTASGDLSHHLEKIPKPFTINKSSESREQIFSGTEWESFAGYCRAVKEDNRIHISGTTATHGSRKIGGADAAAQAHFVIDKIEAVLQTFETTLESVVRTRIFVHNIDDWEPVARAHGERFKGINPANTLVEAKLVGEGYLVEIEAEAIIQN is encoded by the coding sequence ATGACAGCTAAAATTCACCTTGCGAAGAATTTAGAAATTTCCAGAATCATTACCGGTCTTTGGCAAATAGCCGATATGGAACGTGATGGAAAAACCCTAGATCCAGTGGCGACCGCTGCCTTTATGGAACCATACGTGGTCGACGGATTTACCACCTTTGATATGGCCGACCATTATGGCTCTAGCGAGATTATAACCGGAACTTTTAAAAATAACAATCCGTTGGGAAATCAGGTACAGTTGTTTACCAAATGGGTGCCAGAACCGGGAGATATCACTTTAGCCGATGTAAGAACCGCCACACAAACAGCCTTAGACCGTATGCAACAAACGAGCGTAGACCTGATGCAGTTTCATGCATGGAACTATCCCGACCCAAGTTGGTTAGACGGACTCTTTCATTTAAAACAATTGCAGGAAGAAGGTCTTATAAAACATATCGGTGTTACCAATTTTGATGCTGCCCATTTACGGATTGCCTGCGCTAGCGGAATTCCTATTGTGAGTAATCAAATTTGCCATTCTTTACTTGACCAAAGGGCTGCCACGGAAATGACGGATGTTTGCACGGAGTATGATGTAAAGTTGTTAGCGTTCGGCACCTTAGCGGGCGGATTTCTAACCGATAAATGGTTGAACAAAGATGAACCTGCCGAAACCGAATTGACAACGTGGTCCCAAATGAAATACAAACGTTTTATTGATGCCGCAGGCGGATGGGACAACTATCAAAATGTGCTTAGTGCCACAAAAAAAGTAGCGGATAGACATGACGTATCCATAGCGAATATTGCAAGCCGATATATTCTGGAAAATCTTAACGTAGCGGCGGTTATTGTCGGCGCCAGATTGGGAGAACGAAACCATATCCAGGATAATAAGAAGATACTAACCATAGACCTTTCAGCAGAGGATATTAACACGATAAAAGAGGCCCAAAAAATGCTGCTGCCCATTCCTGGCAACTGTGGAGATGAATATAGAAAACCTCCTTTCTTAACGGCTTCGGGAGACTTGAGCCACCATTTAGAAAAAATACCTAAACCGTTTACAATCAATAAGTCAAGTGAATCTAGGGAACAAATTTTCAGCGGGACCGAGTGGGAGTCCTTTGCTGGATATTGCCGCGCTGTGAAAGAAGACAACCGTATTCACATTTCTGGCACAACGGCCACACATGGTTCGCGTAAGATTGGCGGAGCGGATGCAGCAGCACAGGCACATTTTGTCATCGATAAAATAGAAGCAGTACTACAAACTTTTGAAACGACCTTGGAAAGCGTAGTGCGTACGCGGATATTCGTTCACAACATAGATGATTGGGAACCCGTTGCCCGCGCACATGGCGAACGCTTTAAAGGCATAAATCCTGCCAATACTTTAGTAGAAGCGAAGTTAGTTGGTGAGGGTTATCTGGTAGAGATTGAAGCCGAGGCCATTATTCAAAACTAA
- a CDS encoding DUF885 family protein yields MTFKRPLSVLLYFLFSFQWGMGQIESNTSYETLEALYKEWRAFEEPPKYQGAPDYRTITFNKRQAAFKVLQTKLKDISIIDWPVSEQVDWHILLAEMNGYDFNYRILRPWHRDPAFYKTVWMSRSDVPAHEGPTHHALLEVWQYNFPLDQKSKEKMMKELQVIPVLNEQAKLNLTGNAKDLWITGIRDIRGQINNLEALQNMLGIAKDKALAKAITKAKEATINLVKWLEEQASSKTGPSGIGKENYTWYQQNVHLVPLTWEDEVVLLKRELSRAWTALKLEEHRNRNLPKLVAADSPEVYQELAAASAESLLKFLEQEDIVTVKEYFKPALAEHYGAFVPEEKRNFFWITAHYDPRPLFSHFYHWFDLARMDKEPNPSIIRKNPLRYNIFDSRNEGLATAVEEMFLQAGLYDDNPRVREIVYIMIAQRAARGLGSLYAHANEMTMEEAGKIHSDYTPRGWMKTEKELLIFEQHLYLRQPGYGTSYITGKYLVEQALAEYARLSEKKGQPFQLKSFFDKLNGIGNIPITLGQWELTGSRDHLNSILD; encoded by the coding sequence ATGACCTTCAAAAGACCTTTATCCGTTCTCCTATATTTCTTGTTTTCATTTCAATGGGGAATGGGGCAAATAGAATCAAATACCTCTTATGAAACCTTGGAAGCCCTTTACAAAGAATGGCGCGCTTTTGAAGAACCACCAAAGTACCAAGGGGCTCCAGATTATAGGACCATTACTTTTAATAAAAGACAGGCTGCTTTTAAGGTGTTACAAACAAAGTTAAAAGATATAAGTATCATAGACTGGCCAGTATCCGAACAAGTTGACTGGCACATTTTGCTTGCAGAAATGAACGGTTACGATTTTAATTATCGCATACTAAGACCCTGGCATCGAGACCCGGCCTTTTACAAAACCGTTTGGATGAGCCGAAGCGATGTTCCCGCTCACGAAGGTCCTACCCATCATGCACTGCTGGAGGTTTGGCAATACAACTTTCCCTTAGACCAAAAATCCAAGGAAAAAATGATGAAAGAACTGCAGGTTATTCCCGTTCTTAACGAGCAGGCAAAACTTAACTTAACCGGAAATGCCAAAGACCTCTGGATAACTGGTATACGAGATATCCGAGGGCAAATCAATAATCTAGAGGCATTGCAAAATATGCTAGGAATCGCAAAAGACAAAGCTCTTGCCAAAGCAATAACCAAAGCAAAAGAGGCTACGATAAATCTTGTTAAGTGGTTAGAAGAGCAGGCTTCTTCTAAGACGGGACCCAGTGGAATAGGGAAAGAAAATTACACATGGTACCAGCAGAACGTACATTTGGTACCCCTCACCTGGGAGGATGAAGTAGTATTATTAAAAAGAGAGCTGTCAAGAGCATGGACCGCTTTAAAGTTAGAGGAGCATAGAAACAGGAACTTGCCAAAGCTCGTCGCGGCAGATTCTCCTGAGGTGTATCAAGAATTAGCTGCTGCATCCGCTGAAAGTCTGCTAAAATTTTTGGAACAGGAGGATATTGTTACGGTTAAAGAATATTTTAAACCTGCGCTAGCCGAACATTATGGGGCCTTTGTTCCCGAAGAGAAACGTAATTTCTTTTGGATAACTGCGCACTATGACCCAAGACCCCTATTCTCTCATTTTTATCATTGGTTTGATTTGGCCCGTATGGACAAAGAACCAAATCCGAGCATTATTCGAAAGAATCCTTTACGCTATAACATTTTCGACTCTAGAAACGAAGGTTTGGCCACGGCGGTAGAGGAAATGTTTCTACAGGCCGGTCTTTACGACGATAACCCGAGAGTGCGGGAAATTGTATATATTATGATTGCGCAACGGGCGGCAAGAGGTCTGGGATCACTCTATGCCCACGCCAATGAAATGACCATGGAAGAGGCAGGAAAAATACATTCCGACTATACTCCACGAGGGTGGATGAAAACCGAAAAAGAACTTTTGATTTTTGAACAGCATCTCTATTTGCGTCAGCCTGGCTATGGCACCAGTTATATTACCGGTAAGTATCTGGTAGAGCAAGCCTTAGCGGAATATGCCCGTCTCTCTGAGAAAAAAGGGCAACCTTTTCAACTGAAATCTTTTTTTGACAAATTAAACGGTATCGGTAACATCCCCATTACTTTAGGACAATGGGAATTAACAGGAAGCAGGGACCATTTAAATAGTATCCTAGATTAA
- a CDS encoding APC family permease — protein MSKAPKLSRQLGLLALTATGVCSMLGASINVVPFMIQKNVPGIGPYVLYAFAFAAVPAIFAALAYGILASAMPRAGGSYIYASRGLHPYLGFVASFSQWFGLSIVIGVIAYVTIPFIRDIAMELGWVGMSQTLELGWVRISLALLLIWSFVGINIRGAKSYAFTLLPMMFLMFVLGGIVIIAGYYFTPSDFVMALELRENRNFTPIENAVFDWRIFLSSAALLFSSFIGFDSIAQAGGEAKNPTNTLPRAIILSITSVGLFYFLFASAVYHTVPWSFVAEEAIKKDISAPGLLSYVLPSGLGIAILLGATIALINDLPAMLLSVSRLMFAWAKDGIFPNFITTIHKTYKTPNVALLLAGLMASVGVFGSHFAGDFFLGIDIMVTSMMVNFLLMCITLITLPKVNKELADKISMFKNRRLQLVIGWAGIVSLILFLAVHTYKDLSSNVEEWYFHSTPIWLLVMGMASLLFVTKWRQLKNQGSDPDKIFKVLPEE, from the coding sequence TTGAGTAAAGCACCCAAACTTTCTAGACAATTAGGCCTTTTGGCTTTGACGGCTACTGGCGTTTGCTCTATGCTGGGCGCTTCAATAAACGTTGTGCCGTTTATGATTCAAAAGAACGTTCCGGGTATTGGTCCGTACGTGCTATATGCTTTTGCCTTTGCCGCAGTGCCTGCCATTTTCGCTGCACTTGCCTACGGTATTCTCGCCTCGGCAATGCCCAGAGCAGGTGGCAGTTATATTTATGCTAGCAGGGGACTGCATCCCTATTTGGGTTTCGTAGCAAGTTTTTCGCAATGGTTTGGACTCTCTATCGTCATCGGGGTAATCGCTTATGTTACTATCCCTTTTATACGTGATATTGCTATGGAACTGGGATGGGTAGGGATGTCCCAAACCTTAGAACTGGGATGGGTAAGAATTTCTTTGGCACTACTACTGATATGGAGTTTTGTAGGGATCAATATCCGAGGGGCAAAATCCTACGCCTTCACCTTATTGCCCATGATGTTTCTTATGTTCGTTTTAGGCGGCATTGTTATCATAGCCGGATATTATTTTACACCTTCAGATTTTGTAATGGCCTTAGAACTTAGAGAAAATAGAAATTTTACACCCATAGAAAACGCTGTTTTTGACTGGCGTATCTTCCTCTCCTCAGCAGCACTGTTATTTTCTAGTTTTATAGGTTTCGACTCTATTGCTCAGGCTGGTGGTGAGGCCAAAAACCCAACAAATACCTTACCTAGGGCCATTATCTTATCTATAACTTCGGTTGGGCTTTTCTATTTCCTATTTGCATCGGCGGTATACCATACCGTGCCTTGGAGTTTTGTTGCAGAAGAAGCCATTAAGAAAGATATCTCGGCCCCTGGTCTGCTCAGTTATGTACTACCTTCCGGTCTTGGCATTGCTATTTTGTTGGGCGCCACCATCGCCTTGATCAACGATTTGCCCGCCATGTTGCTTTCCGTTTCGCGTTTAATGTTCGCATGGGCCAAGGACGGCATCTTTCCGAATTTTATCACGACTATCCATAAAACGTATAAAACCCCTAATGTTGCTCTACTACTAGCCGGACTCATGGCGAGCGTTGGCGTATTCGGTTCCCATTTTGCTGGCGATTTTTTCTTGGGAATAGATATTATGGTCACCTCAATGATGGTGAATTTTTTATTGATGTGCATTACCCTGATTACACTACCCAAGGTCAATAAAGAACTCGCGGATAAAATTAGTATGTTTAAAAATAGAAGGTTACAACTGGTCATCGGGTGGGCGGGTATCGTTTCCTTGATTCTTTTCCTAGCGGTACATACCTATAAGGACCTTAGTTCTAACGTGGAGGAATGGTATTTTCACTCCACTCCTATTTGGCTTCTTGTCATGGGAATGGCGAGCTTGCTCTTTGTAACTAAATGGAGACAGCTCAAAAACCAGGGCTCCGACCCAGATAAAATCTTTAAAGTACTCCCAGAAGAATAA
- the fahA gene encoding fumarylacetoacetase, translating into MIVHIPENSDFSIYNIPFGIFSTTDRSPRAGVAIGEHILDLVAVAKLEVFDFNTAVLEKNTLNDFIDLGKPITNKVRTDIQSWLKDDTSVLAGRPELFVKQSEAQMHLPVSIGDYTDFYSSIEHATNVGKMFRDPENALLPNWRHIPVGYHGRASSIMVSDVAVHRPKGQTVPNGADQPIFGPSARVDFELEMGFITGKNTKLGSSVSTSEADDYIFGLVLLNDWSARDIQKWEYVPLGPFLAKNFASHISPWIVTLEALEPFKVAGPKQEPEVLPYLQYNGQKNYDVNLSVSITPEGSEEKTVCNSNLKYMYWNMAQQLAHHTVNGCNIKVGDLYGSGTISGKDENSYGSMLELAWMGTKPLKMNDGSERKFINDGDTVTMRGFAEKEGKRVGFGAVSAKILPAKT; encoded by the coding sequence ATGATTGTACACATACCTGAAAATTCAGATTTTTCCATATATAATATTCCTTTTGGGATTTTTTCTACAACTGATAGAAGTCCAAGAGCGGGAGTTGCCATAGGCGAGCATATTTTAGATTTGGTCGCTGTGGCGAAACTAGAGGTCTTTGACTTTAACACTGCGGTGCTTGAAAAAAACACGCTCAACGATTTTATAGATTTGGGCAAGCCTATTACCAATAAGGTAAGGACAGATATTCAGTCTTGGTTAAAAGACGATACTTCGGTATTGGCAGGAAGGCCAGAACTTTTTGTAAAGCAGTCAGAAGCGCAAATGCACCTGCCGGTTTCCATAGGAGACTATACCGATTTCTATTCCAGTATAGAACATGCTACAAATGTTGGAAAAATGTTCCGCGACCCGGAAAACGCTTTACTTCCGAACTGGAGACACATTCCCGTGGGGTATCACGGTAGGGCAAGCTCTATCATGGTAAGTGATGTCGCAGTGCATAGACCAAAAGGGCAAACCGTTCCCAATGGTGCGGACCAACCTATTTTTGGCCCCTCGGCACGCGTAGATTTCGAATTGGAAATGGGTTTTATCACCGGAAAGAATACCAAGCTCGGTTCCTCGGTTTCTACCTCTGAGGCAGATGATTACATCTTCGGATTGGTTTTATTGAACGACTGGTCCGCACGTGACATCCAAAAATGGGAATACGTACCGCTAGGGCCTTTCTTGGCTAAAAATTTTGCTTCACACATTTCACCATGGATAGTAACACTAGAAGCACTGGAACCGTTTAAGGTTGCTGGGCCAAAACAAGAACCTGAAGTACTACCATATCTACAGTATAACGGGCAGAAGAATTATGATGTTAATTTATCCGTCAGCATTACCCCGGAAGGGAGTGAAGAAAAAACGGTCTGTAATTCTAATCTTAAATACATGTATTGGAATATGGCGCAACAATTGGCACACCATACCGTAAATGGATGTAATATAAAAGTCGGTGACCTATACGGTTCCGGTACTATTTCCGGAAAAGATGAAAACTCCTATGGTTCCATGCTAGAATTGGCTTGGATGGGCACTAAACCGTTGAAAATGAACGATGGTTCCGAACGTAAATTCATAAATGACGGGGATACGGTGACCATGCGCGGTTTTGCGGAAAAAGAAGGTAAGCGTGTAGGCTTTGGAGCGGTAAGTGCCAAAATACTGCCAGCGAAAACGTAG